A stretch of DNA from Coccidioides posadasii str. Silveira chromosome 4, complete sequence:
CCCTCCGGGTGCATGCCCGCCGAGCCGCAATTATGCCGGCCGCAGCCAACGGACTTTGTGCTTTTCCACACCAATTGTGTAAATTGGGACGTTTCTTCATTGTATTTAGGGTTGTTAAAGGAAACCTTTTCCCGTCCCTGAGCCCAGGCGGTCATGACAGAGGTGATGTTAGGATACCCGGCGGCCAGATTCTCGCCAGACGGCGAAAACTAAGGAACAGTGTTAGAATACCAGGCCTATGCAAATTGGGAATTTATAATTTCGTACCGAGTGCCTCAACCGGCATTGTTCCCCCCAGTCATGGGCAGTTTCTGCGAGCGTATTGTTCCAGGTCAGGGGGTTGGCGTCGTGCTGACGTCTGAGTGAATTGGTAGCATTGAGGATTGAAGTCTTGAACACTTCGTCGGAGGAAAACTGCGGCGATGTAGGTTCGGATATAACCGTCCAGATCAACTGCACTAGGGAGAATATAAATACGAGGCCCATGCCGTTTACACTCGCCGATGGTAGTTTGGGAATCAAATGATTCCAAAGAGATCACAGAGAGCAGACAAGATGAAGAGTCGCGCTCATTGTTAGTGCCTGAATAACAAGACTAGAATTTGTAACCTTATAAATTTTTGCATCTCGCAGTGAACAAGTCATTTACAGTTCCCCCTTGTTGCCACCGCAAGGGAACTGTCAACGACGTAATTAGGGAGACAACTGGTTTTGTTAATTCGTTGACCAGTTGGGCTTACATAAATCACTAAGTTAACTTAACTACTGGGGACCTCACAAGCTACCAAGTAGTTACTCTGTAACCGCCTTTGTGGAGATACTTCAGAGCAAACAGATCAAGCCCTTCACCGCCCTACATGATAAGCGAGGGTCCCCCGTGTTGGGATTTCGTTATGGGATTAcattggaaaaaaaaaaaaagagtagAAAATGCTTCAAATTTTTTGGGGGTTCCTGGCGAGAACAGGGCAAGTCTTTTCAAGGACCTGTCTCAGATAATGCTGCCCACTAACCCTTTAAAAAGATGTGACGCTGTACGAGTAGGATAGATGGCtatgtatatatgtatgtacatacatacaagaaATCCTCAATTACTAGTATCGCCCGCCTTTTATTATAACCCATGCAACAGTCACATCATATGGGTTTAAGCAGGGCTACATGTTGAGGATAACGAACCCCCTACACCACTGCAGTTGTGCTTCCGGTCGCCGACGGTATGGAGGTTGGAAATAGGAATCAAACTGTGCCTAAACAACTGGTTACATTACTATGCATCCAATGCCAAACATAGCCCTTTCAACGTCCCTTTTCACCTGATACCAATCTGCCCTTCTCT
This window harbors:
- a CDS encoding uncharacterized protein (SECRETED:SignalP(1-18)~EggNog:ENOG410PMWK~COG:S~TransMembrane:1 (n3-13c18/19o194-213i)); amino-acid sequence: MGLVFIFSLVQLIWTVISEPTSPQFSSDEVFKTSILNATNSLRRQHDANPLTWNNTLAETAHDWGEQCRLRHSFSPSGENLAAGYPNITSVMTAWAQGREKVSFNNPKYNEETSQFTQLVWKSTKSVGCGRHNCGSAGMHPEGHHSEKKALGWYVVCEYYPPGNIIGGNQFRENVQRGQYIEQGGAIRTKDYGYRAWSIVVTVAAFSIGVLGMA